Within the Dehalococcoidales bacterium genome, the region GGTTCGCAGATTGCGCAGGGACCGCAGGGACATTTTACCCCGGCCACCTTCCTCTATATCCAGCCCTGTATCAATACCGGCGTATCCGTTGGCTTTGTTTTTCACTCGTCGCTTATTGTGTATGTTGTTATAAATCTCTGAGAAAAAAGAGATGCTTTCCGGGTGTGTCAGACTCTGTCCCGGAGTTTTTACTTGCCTTATAGTTTACGCCTATCAGGACAGTAAGGCAAATAAATTACATCATGGTCTTGACTGAATTGCCGGGGCAGTGATTTTCATGGTTGCTGGCACAGTTTCTCGAACTGTTCAATGATCTGGCTTTCCGTCAGCCCTCTGATGCTTATCGTCTTTCTCCGACTGGTCATGCCCTTTACGATATTCAGCCGGCTCGGGCTGATTCCCAGGATACCGCTCAGGAAATTGATCAGCTCCCGATTGGTCTTCCCCTTTACCGGCGGGGCGGCAATCCTGAGATGACAGATACCATCCTCAATGCCGGTTACCTGGTTCCGGCTAGCATTAGGCTGGACTGCCACGGTAATTATAGTCTGTTCTTCTCTGACCATAGCATTTCCGGGTTCTCCGGCAACTCACTGCTCAGCCTGGTGTATTCGGAAGAGCCGATGGGCGTTTTGAGTTGTTTCCCTGGCAACACGTTCCGCCGTTACTTCCCTGATATCAGCCAGTGTCTTTACGGTGGCCAGTACATAAGCTGGCTCATTACGCTGACCCCGGTGGCTCTGTGGGGGGAGGAACGGACAGTCTGTTTCCACCACCAGCCTGTCCTCCGGAATACCTCGAATCGTGTTGAACATCTGGCGAGCGGAGGGATAGCTGATATAGCCACCAAGAGAGATGAAGAAACCCATGTCGAGATAGTGCCGGGCGGTATCGCCATCACTATTGAAGCAGTGAATAACTCCCCTGGTCTGTCCCTGATGCTTCCGGTCAGAACTGGCCCAGTTACGGAGTAAGGGTAACATGTCCCGCTCCGCCTGGCGGCAGTGAATGATTACCGGAAGGTCCAGCTCTGTGGCTATTTCCAGTTGCCTTTTCAATACCTTTATTTGTTCTTCACGTGTCGCGTGGTTTCGGTAAAAGTCCAGCCCTATTTCGCCGATTGCCACCACTCGGGAGTGCCGGGCAATAATGGACAGTTCAGCCATGTCCTCTTCGGTCACCCTGCCGGCTTCATGAGGGTGAAAACCGGCGGTAGTAGCCAGTATCTCACGGTGGCTCTCTGCCAGTTTAATCGCTTTCCGGCTCGAATCCAGGTTGATGCCCACGGTAATAATGGTGCTTACTCCTGATTCCAGGGCTCTGGCGATTACCTGGCCGCGGTCTTCATTGAAGGAATCCATATCCAGATGAGCGTGTGTATCTACTATGGAGACGCTGGT harbors:
- a CDS encoding DUF167 domain-containing protein, coding for MVREEQTIITVAVQPNASRNQVTGIEDGICHLRIAAPPVKGKTNRELINFLSGILGISPSRLNIVKGMTSRRKTISIRGLTESQIIEQFEKLCQQP
- a CDS encoding TatD family hydrolase: MPQEIARASTSVSIVDTHAHLDMDSFNEDRGQVIARALESGVSTIITVGINLDSSRKAIKLAESHREILATTAGFHPHEAGRVTEEDMAELSIIARHSRVVAIGEIGLDFYRNHATREEQIKVLKRQLEIATELDLPVIIHCRQAERDMLPLLRNWASSDRKHQGQTRGVIHCFNSDGDTARHYLDMGFFISLGGYISYPSARQMFNTIRGIPEDRLVVETDCPFLPPQSHRGQRNEPAYVLATVKTLADIREVTAERVARETTQNAHRLFRIHQAEQ